In Natrononativus amylolyticus, a single window of DNA contains:
- the otsB gene encoding trehalose-phosphatase translates to MSEKVVSDEAVTPPPPLSSRLPWLRTELRNASRLLVCLDFDGTLAPIVDDPDAAAPTEANQRALDSLAEVPPVSTAVVSGRSLTDVRSRVQGPDVYAGNHGLELERDGTVSVHPVARKRAESIDEVCAALETVLEPIPNCRVENKRLTATVHVRSVPPVGRDIVFQRVTEIVARFGDDALSLSTGKAVIEVSPAVPWGKGDAVELIEADCPPETFVLYLGDDTTDESAFRAVQSGGLGVHVGAGRDTAAAAGLESPAAVAPFLDWLAETGVRLVAGQARPSRERAVALAPGQ, encoded by the coding sequence ATGAGTGAGAAAGTCGTTTCCGACGAGGCGGTAACGCCGCCGCCGCCGCTTTCGAGTCGGCTCCCGTGGCTGCGCACGGAGTTGCGAAACGCGTCGAGACTGCTCGTCTGCCTCGACTTCGACGGCACGCTCGCCCCCATCGTCGACGATCCCGATGCGGCGGCACCGACGGAGGCGAACCAGCGCGCCCTCGACTCCCTCGCGGAAGTACCGCCGGTGTCGACGGCGGTCGTCAGCGGTCGAAGCCTCACGGACGTTCGATCGCGCGTCCAGGGCCCCGACGTCTACGCCGGCAACCACGGTCTCGAACTCGAACGCGACGGAACCGTCTCGGTTCACCCCGTTGCGAGGAAACGAGCCGAGAGCATCGACGAGGTGTGTGCGGCCCTCGAGACGGTTCTCGAACCGATCCCGAACTGTCGCGTCGAGAACAAGCGGCTCACGGCGACCGTCCACGTGCGGTCGGTACCCCCAGTCGGTCGCGACATCGTTTTCCAGCGCGTCACGGAAATCGTCGCTCGGTTCGGCGACGACGCCCTCTCGCTGTCGACCGGAAAGGCGGTCATCGAGGTGTCCCCGGCGGTACCGTGGGGAAAAGGCGACGCCGTCGAACTCATCGAGGCCGACTGTCCACCGGAGACGTTCGTCCTGTATCTGGGTGACGATACGACCGACGAGTCCGCGTTTCGAGCGGTCCAATCCGGGGGTCTCGGCGTCCACGTCGGTGCCGGCCGAGACACCGCCGCCGCCGCCGGCCTCGAGTCGCCCGCGGCGGTTGCCCCGTTTCTCGACTGGCTGGCCGAGACGGGCGTGCGGCTGGTGGCCGGCCAGGCGCGCCCCTCGAGAGAACGAGCCGTCGCGCTCGCGCCTGGTCAGTGA
- a CDS encoding alpha,alpha-trehalose-phosphate synthase (UDP-forming), whose amino-acid sequence MRNPEERPATDDSDAVRRRLERPTKGSSDDELDVPPSLLVVSNRQPYRHEYDTSSDGVGGGDGSGTALATTAQRERTITVDEPTGGLTAGLDPVLQRANGTWIAWGDGEADREVTDENDCVAVPPGEGSYTLRRLWLSEEAVDAYYYGFSNRVLWPLCHELTDLIEHREGDRDWYRTVNRRFATAVAEHATDETVVWLQDYHLGYAPALIRESVPDSTTIAQFWHIPWPEPGAFEHCPGKRELLRGLLGNDLLSFHVDRYATSFLECVERFVPAATVDSETRRVEYDGRTIRVDATPMGVDARKHDHNARAVDISRWRSLRESYGIPEDCAIGVGVDRLDYTKGIPERLAAVERLFEHHPEWRERFAFIQKATPSRTDVPAYARLGDRVRSEVDRINDRFATDDWRPIVYTDEFLPRDDLCTLYRRADVTVVSPLFDGMNLVAQEFVASNVEADGSLVLSEHAGAHEQLGEFALTIDPRDTDQFADTIASALSMSDRERRRRMTALRDRVFANDLDSWMASQFDQLNRLAANRRPSKSRRNALDSSRDELAPDPPRDTTALDSLRHE is encoded by the coding sequence ATGCGAAACCCCGAGGAGCGACCGGCGACCGACGATTCGGACGCGGTTCGTCGGCGACTCGAGCGACCGACCAAGGGCTCGAGCGATGACGAGCTCGACGTTCCCCCGTCGCTGCTCGTCGTCTCGAACAGACAGCCCTACCGCCACGAGTACGATACCTCGTCGGACGGTGTCGGCGGCGGAGACGGTTCCGGTACGGCGCTGGCAACGACCGCACAGCGAGAGCGCACGATCACCGTCGACGAGCCGACGGGCGGACTCACGGCCGGGCTCGATCCGGTTCTTCAGCGAGCGAACGGCACCTGGATCGCCTGGGGCGACGGCGAGGCCGACCGCGAGGTGACCGACGAGAACGACTGCGTTGCGGTTCCTCCAGGCGAGGGGTCGTACACGCTTCGGCGTCTCTGGCTCTCAGAGGAGGCCGTCGACGCGTACTACTACGGGTTCAGCAACCGCGTCCTCTGGCCGCTGTGTCACGAACTCACCGACCTGATCGAGCACCGCGAGGGTGACCGAGACTGGTACCGAACCGTCAACCGCAGGTTCGCGACCGCCGTCGCCGAGCACGCGACCGACGAAACGGTCGTCTGGCTGCAGGACTACCACCTCGGGTACGCGCCCGCGCTCATCCGCGAGTCGGTACCCGATTCGACGACGATCGCGCAGTTCTGGCACATTCCCTGGCCCGAACCGGGCGCGTTCGAGCACTGTCCCGGCAAGCGTGAGCTTCTCCGCGGACTGCTCGGAAACGACCTGCTCAGCTTCCACGTCGACAGGTACGCGACGTCGTTTCTCGAGTGCGTCGAGCGGTTCGTTCCGGCCGCGACCGTCGACTCCGAGACGCGGCGGGTCGAGTACGACGGTCGGACGATCCGCGTTGACGCGACCCCGATGGGCGTCGACGCGCGCAAACACGATCACAACGCCCGTGCCGTCGATATCTCGCGCTGGCGATCGCTGCGAGAGTCGTACGGGATCCCAGAGGACTGTGCGATCGGAGTCGGCGTCGACCGCCTCGACTACACGAAGGGGATTCCCGAGCGGCTAGCGGCCGTCGAGCGGCTCTTCGAACACCACCCCGAGTGGCGAGAGCGGTTTGCGTTCATCCAGAAGGCGACGCCGAGTCGGACCGACGTGCCGGCGTACGCGCGCCTCGGTGACCGCGTCCGGAGCGAGGTCGACCGGATCAACGACCGGTTCGCGACCGACGACTGGCGGCCGATCGTCTACACCGACGAGTTCCTCCCGCGCGACGACCTCTGTACGCTGTACCGGCGGGCGGACGTCACGGTCGTCAGCCCGCTGTTCGACGGGATGAACCTCGTCGCACAGGAGTTCGTCGCCTCCAACGTCGAGGCCGACGGTTCGCTCGTGTTGAGCGAACACGCCGGCGCTCACGAGCAACTCGGCGAGTTCGCGCTCACCATCGACCCCCGTGACACCGACCAGTTCGCAGACACCATCGCGTCCGCACTGTCGATGTCCGACCGGGAACGGCGCCGCCGGATGACGGCGCTTCGGGATCGGGTGTTCGCGAACGACCTCGACTCCTGGATGGCTTCCCAGTTCGACCAGCTGAACCGACTGGCGGCGAACCGCCGCCCCTCGAAGTCCCGCCGAAACGCCCTCGACTCGTCACGCGATGAGCTCGCACCCGATCCACCACGCGATACAACCGCTCTCGATTCGCTACGCCATGAGTGA
- a CDS encoding M24 family metallopeptidase has product MNGLFERRTTACQHRLEEVGADAAVLFPSPNLTYLTGFDESPSERHLLLVVPRTGEPAFVAPSMYDEQLAATHVADVRLWDDGDDPLELLERVFDDRETGGRHDDDGGSLLVDDRMWAMFTQDLRRVRPAAEFGLASSVFEPLRIRKDDSELEALRRAGVLADRVAREIRERGSEFVGSTEAELAAEIDRLLEDGGGVKPAFTTIVAAGPNGARPHHHSGDRVIEAGEPVVLDFGAFVDADLPAGTARYPGDQTRTIVLEGEPPTEYEPVHDVVERAQAAAVDTVEPGVTAAAVDRAARDVIEDAGYGDAFVHRTGHGVGLEVHEPPYIVAGNDRVLEPGMVFSVEPGIYLEGQFGVRIEDLVVVTEDGPERLNDSPRGW; this is encoded by the coding sequence ATGAACGGACTATTCGAACGTCGGACTACGGCGTGTCAGCACCGTCTCGAGGAGGTCGGCGCGGACGCGGCGGTTCTCTTTCCGAGCCCCAACCTCACGTATCTAACCGGTTTCGACGAGTCGCCGTCGGAGCGTCACCTGTTACTGGTCGTCCCGCGCACCGGTGAGCCAGCGTTCGTCGCCCCGTCGATGTACGACGAACAGCTCGCGGCGACCCACGTCGCGGACGTTCGTCTGTGGGACGACGGCGACGACCCGCTCGAGCTCCTCGAACGCGTCTTCGACGATCGGGAGACCGGCGGTCGCCACGACGATGACGGCGGCTCGCTCCTCGTCGACGACCGAATGTGGGCGATGTTCACCCAGGACCTGCGGCGCGTGCGCCCGGCCGCCGAGTTCGGGCTGGCGAGCTCCGTCTTCGAGCCGCTTCGGATCCGAAAGGACGACTCTGAACTCGAGGCGCTCCGGCGAGCGGGTGTGCTCGCCGACCGCGTCGCTCGCGAGATCCGCGAGCGCGGGTCCGAGTTCGTCGGCTCGACCGAGGCCGAACTCGCCGCCGAAATCGACCGGCTGCTCGAAGACGGCGGCGGCGTGAAACCGGCGTTTACGACGATCGTCGCCGCGGGGCCGAACGGCGCCCGTCCGCACCACCACAGCGGCGACCGCGTGATCGAGGCGGGCGAGCCGGTGGTGCTCGACTTCGGGGCGTTCGTCGACGCCGACCTCCCGGCGGGTACGGCCCGCTATCCCGGCGATCAGACGCGAACGATCGTCCTCGAGGGCGAACCCCCGACGGAGTACGAGCCAGTCCACGACGTGGTCGAACGGGCGCAAGCGGCGGCCGTCGACACAGTCGAGCCGGGGGTGACGGCGGCAGCCGTCGACCGCGCCGCACGGGACGTGATCGAGGACGCCGGCTACGGCGACGCGTTCGTTCACCGAACCGGCCACGGCGTCGGACTCGAGGTTCACGAACCGCCGTACATCGTCGCTGGGAACGATCGGGTTCTCGAGCCCGGAATGGTCTTCAGCGTCGAGCCGGGAATCTACCTCGAAGGACAGTTCGGCGTTCGGATCGAGGACCTCGTGGTCGTAACCGAAGACGGCCCAGAACGACTGAACGATTCCCCGCGAGGGTGGTAG
- a CDS encoding amphi-Trp domain-containing protein — translation MAAIDSERQLSRNEVAAYLREFADELETETIPASSDDPVAGQKMTLVAGNQSATINPPTDVGFNVRVDDDSSLMDDDTRRVTFELEWNRADVPADDELGVE, via the coding sequence ATGGCTGCAATCGACTCGGAACGACAGCTCTCACGCAACGAGGTCGCGGCGTATCTCCGCGAGTTCGCCGACGAACTCGAGACCGAAACGATCCCGGCGTCCAGCGACGATCCGGTCGCGGGTCAGAAGATGACCCTGGTCGCCGGCAACCAGAGCGCGACGATCAACCCGCCGACTGACGTCGGCTTCAACGTTCGCGTCGACGACGACAGTTCGCTGATGGACGACGACACCCGGCGCGTCACGTTCGAACTCGAGTGGAACCGCGCCGACGTGCCGGCAGACGACGAGTTGGGCGTGGAGTAG
- a CDS encoding Cdc6/Cdc18 family protein, translating to MSSSGDDLFTREDPIFENKELLEINHLPEEGRIVGRDDEISELANAVNPAIFGQSPSNLLIYGKTGTGKSLCAKHISERLVRVAKEEGVTAEFAYVDCAQDNTETQAVQTIAYSLNTPDVTGIKIPDKGLSTSTYYKRLWNVLDSQYGVVLIILDEVDKLDDDDILMQLSRAGEAGKLTDCKIGVIGISNKIKYKDRMDERVKSSLCEREFVFPPYDANQLRDIMQARSDAFKDGVLEPSVIPRAAALAAREHGDARKAIDILRYAGEIAQSNGSETVREEFVVQARERAETDRFRELIRGSTPHSRYVLQALAVLSLNTPDEDGFRTTKIFDVYEEICRQEGSDTLSLRRVRDLLKEHAFLDIIEQSRHSGGSAEGSYTEHQLLEDPDVVRKVLVETVEG from the coding sequence ATGTCGAGTTCCGGCGACGACCTTTTCACCCGTGAAGACCCGATCTTCGAGAACAAGGAGCTCCTCGAGATCAATCACCTCCCGGAGGAGGGCCGAATCGTCGGACGAGACGACGAAATTTCCGAACTCGCGAACGCAGTGAACCCCGCGATCTTCGGCCAGAGTCCGAGTAACCTCCTGATCTACGGCAAAACGGGGACCGGAAAGTCGCTGTGTGCAAAGCATATTTCCGAACGGCTGGTTCGCGTCGCCAAAGAGGAGGGTGTAACCGCGGAGTTCGCCTACGTCGACTGTGCCCAGGACAACACGGAAACGCAGGCGGTACAGACGATCGCCTACTCGCTGAACACGCCCGACGTGACCGGCATCAAAATTCCCGACAAGGGGTTGAGTACGTCGACGTACTACAAGCGACTGTGGAACGTCCTCGACAGTCAGTACGGCGTCGTCCTCATCATCTTAGACGAGGTCGACAAACTCGACGACGACGACATTCTCATGCAACTCTCGCGCGCGGGGGAAGCCGGCAAACTCACCGACTGTAAGATCGGCGTGATCGGGATCAGCAACAAGATCAAGTACAAAGATCGGATGGACGAGCGCGTCAAGTCGAGTCTCTGCGAGCGCGAGTTCGTCTTCCCGCCGTACGACGCGAACCAGCTCCGGGACATCATGCAGGCTCGAAGCGACGCGTTCAAAGACGGCGTTCTCGAGCCCTCGGTCATCCCGCGGGCGGCGGCCCTCGCCGCGCGCGAACACGGTGACGCACGGAAGGCGATCGACATCCTTCGCTACGCGGGCGAGATCGCCCAGTCGAACGGGAGCGAGACGGTCCGTGAGGAGTTCGTCGTACAGGCGCGCGAGCGCGCGGAGACGGACCGGTTCCGTGAACTCATCCGTGGCTCCACCCCTCACTCCCGGTACGTCCTCCAGGCGCTCGCCGTCCTCTCGCTCAACACGCCCGACGAGGACGGTTTCCGGACGACCAAGATCTTCGACGTCTACGAGGAAATCTGCCGCCAGGAGGGGTCCGACACGCTCTCGTTGCGTCGAGTCCGCGACCTGCTGAAAGAACACGCGTTTCTCGATATCATCGAGCAGTCGCGCCACAGCGGCGGCAGTGCGGAGGGAAGCTATACCGAACACCAGCTCCTCGAGGACCCGGACGTCGTCCGGAAGGTGCTGGTCGAGACGGTCGAGGGATAA
- a CDS encoding DUF7344 domain-containing protein, which produces MSTTETTSGVATQELSFEEEAEEESSELTKDDIFHILQTRRRRDALRYLQGTDEPVRMRDLAEQVAAWENETTVEQLSSDERQRVYISLYQSHLPKLDEEGIINYNQSRGIVERTPAADQFDPYLEPTDEEAADAERPSIGTEGYYAGAAFVSTLLLLTAAVGLTTLSGVALGGTILALFVTVTVAQLSMA; this is translated from the coding sequence ATGAGCACGACCGAGACCACTTCCGGCGTTGCGACCCAGGAACTGTCGTTCGAGGAGGAAGCCGAAGAGGAGTCGTCCGAACTGACCAAGGACGACATCTTCCACATCCTGCAGACGCGGCGTCGCCGGGACGCGCTGCGGTACCTGCAGGGAACCGACGAGCCGGTACGCATGCGCGATCTCGCAGAGCAGGTAGCGGCCTGGGAGAACGAGACGACCGTCGAGCAGCTGAGTTCGGACGAGCGCCAGCGCGTGTACATCTCGCTGTACCAGTCGCACCTGCCGAAACTCGACGAGGAGGGGATCATCAACTACAACCAGAGTCGCGGGATCGTCGAGCGCACGCCCGCGGCCGACCAGTTCGATCCGTACCTCGAGCCGACCGACGAGGAGGCGGCCGACGCGGAGCGGCCGTCGATCGGCACGGAGGGCTACTACGCGGGCGCGGCGTTCGTGAGCACGCTCCTCTTGCTTACCGCCGCGGTCGGCCTGACGACGCTGTCCGGCGTCGCCCTCGGCGGAACGATCCTGGCGCTGTTCGTCACCGTGACGGTCGCACAGCTTTCGATGGCGTAA
- a CDS encoding DUF7350 domain-containing protein yields MYRLGPRIGHRPSGEYRLEIGRDGDPILERAPWPMLSQRMGFHYGDNVSLPEEGEYTARVRVGPLEATAAGAFDGRFESASSMCSRIEFTYSRSDIHDLEFELLADDRRGTRDALSLVDHRADHENGGSGHEHGKETPRAPASASASRPIEDLPGERLGSERTADAAHSILEVERSDLENDRSKLDRSGDFEGGTRLVVCLRTPYNDVALPFAALEATVERDGDAVVTERLEETLDPELGHHYGVDIDPLEAGDLVTVVVDAPPQVSRHDGYETAFLEFEDVTVTR; encoded by the coding sequence GTGTACCGTCTGGGACCCCGAATCGGACACCGTCCTTCCGGTGAATATCGCCTCGAGATCGGCCGCGACGGGGACCCCATCCTCGAGCGAGCGCCGTGGCCGATGCTCTCCCAGCGGATGGGCTTTCACTACGGAGACAACGTCTCCCTCCCCGAGGAGGGCGAGTACACCGCTCGAGTGCGTGTCGGCCCGCTCGAAGCGACGGCCGCCGGTGCGTTCGACGGCCGGTTCGAGTCGGCGTCGTCGATGTGCTCGAGGATCGAATTTACGTACAGCCGGTCGGATATTCACGACCTCGAGTTCGAACTGCTCGCGGACGACCGGCGGGGGACGCGAGACGCGCTTTCGCTCGTGGATCACCGCGCGGACCACGAGAACGGAGGTTCGGGTCACGAACACGGCAAGGAAACGCCGCGGGCGCCGGCGTCGGCGTCGGCGAGCCGCCCGATCGAGGACCTTCCCGGGGAACGACTGGGAAGCGAGCGGACGGCCGACGCCGCCCACTCGATTCTCGAGGTCGAGCGGTCAGATCTCGAGAACGACCGGTCAAAACTCGATCGAAGCGGCGACTTCGAGGGTGGGACGCGCCTCGTCGTCTGTTTACGGACACCGTACAACGACGTCGCCCTCCCGTTCGCCGCCCTCGAGGCGACGGTCGAACGCGACGGAGACGCCGTCGTCACGGAGCGACTCGAGGAAACGCTCGATCCGGAACTGGGCCACCACTACGGGGTCGACATCGATCCACTCGAGGCGGGTGATCTGGTCACGGTCGTCGTCGACGCGCCCCCGCAGGTATCGCGCCACGACGGGTACGAAACCGCCTTTCTCGAGTTCGAGGACGTGACGGTCACGCGGTGA